From the Bacteroidia bacterium genome, one window contains:
- a CDS encoding tetratricopeptide repeat protein produces the protein MNTQRLYLIIGLILVAAVVVFILVPEDSGTPEQPAAEQMPPGHPDINGMEQGMGDGQPSASNVRGDFMTEYRRLKEKVAAQPASDTSDVLSFARMLLDAHQAANALPLLERYHKAAPKNVMVMLDLALAYYDTQSIDKAESITKKALSIEPNNTTAMYNLGAIYAKTERKAEAKSMWQKLIAQSPDSKDAQRAKELMKEL, from the coding sequence ATGAACACGCAGCGTCTCTACCTCATCATCGGTCTCATTCTCGTCGCGGCTGTGGTGGTATTTATATTGGTCCCCGAAGATTCAGGCACGCCGGAGCAGCCCGCTGCCGAGCAAATGCCGCCCGGACATCCGGATATCAACGGTATGGAGCAGGGTATGGGCGACGGTCAGCCCAGCGCATCCAATGTACGCGGCGATTTCATGACCGAGTACCGCCGTCTGAAGGAAAAGGTCGCCGCACAGCCCGCAAGCGATACCAGCGATGTGCTCTCCTTTGCACGCATGCTTCTCGACGCGCACCAAGCCGCGAACGCTCTGCCCTTGCTTGAGCGCTACCATAAAGCCGCTCCGAAAAACGTCATGGTCATGCTCGATCTCGCGTTGGCGTATTACGACACGCAGAGCATAGACAAAGCGGAATCCATTACGAAAAAGGCGCTCTCCATCGAACCGAACAACACCACGGCCATGTACAACCTCGGCGCGATCTATGCCAAAACCGAGCGCAAAGCCGAGGCGAAAAGCATGTGGCAAAAACTCATCGCGCAAAGTCCCGATTCGAAAGACGCGCAACGCGCCAAAGAACTCATGAAGGAGCTGTAA
- the rsgA gene encoding ribosome small subunit-dependent GTPase A has protein sequence MSGGDKGGKIHRRVQKRKDIEKQWRKGEARWSYEGDAEADENSLQHVLGAPRRHHLVDTHGEHEAVVVQTGGTHTLLQDGTVILRAKPRRSTTSENRKSTLIAIGDRVRYRPASADEAIITHVYERNSWLLRQSIRDAEYAQVLVANIDMVVVTTAATAELLRPGLIDRYLIAAAMGGMDTCVVVNKIDLPDEEDRAWVEEVAAMYRDAGYEAVLTSCVTGEGMEELRVVLKDKLSAFSGHSGVGKTSILNELLPELREKTADLSEQSQRGMHTTTRSTLYALPGGGAIADTPGIREFGLFYFDPAELHSYYPEFVALSRDCRFPHCTHTHEPGCAVRDAVDREEIHPLRYRNYLQILESQQA, from the coding sequence ATGAGCGGCGGTGACAAGGGCGGCAAGATTCACCGCCGTGTGCAGAAGCGCAAGGATATAGAGAAACAGTGGCGTAAAGGTGAGGCGCGCTGGTCCTACGAGGGGGATGCGGAAGCGGACGAAAACAGTCTTCAGCATGTGCTCGGCGCTCCGCGGCGGCATCACCTTGTGGATACACACGGTGAGCACGAAGCCGTTGTCGTGCAAACGGGAGGGACGCATACGCTGCTGCAGGATGGGACGGTCATTCTTCGCGCCAAACCCCGCCGTTCCACCACCAGCGAGAACCGCAAAAGCACTCTCATCGCCATCGGCGACCGCGTCCGCTACCGCCCCGCGAGCGCGGATGAAGCCATCATCACGCACGTGTACGAACGCAATTCCTGGCTGCTTCGCCAGTCTATCCGTGATGCCGAGTATGCGCAGGTGCTCGTGGCGAATATCGACATGGTGGTGGTCACGACTGCGGCGACCGCCGAATTGCTTCGTCCCGGCCTCATCGATCGTTATCTCATCGCAGCCGCCATGGGCGGGATGGACACCTGCGTGGTCGTGAATAAGATTGATTTACCGGACGAAGAAGACCGCGCGTGGGTGGAGGAAGTGGCCGCCATGTACCGCGACGCCGGGTATGAGGCGGTACTGACGAGCTGCGTGACGGGCGAGGGGATGGAAGAACTCCGGGTCGTACTGAAGGATAAACTCAGCGCGTTTTCCGGTCACAGTGGTGTTGGTAAAACCAGTATTCTCAACGAACTTCTCCCGGAGCTCCGGGAAAAAACCGCAGATCTGAGCGAGCAAAGCCAGCGCGGCATGCACACCACCACGCGCAGTACCCTGTACGCACTACCCGGCGGGGGCGCCATCGCCGACACGCCCGGCATACGCGAGTTCGGACTCTTTTATTTTGACCCCGCAGAGCTGCACAGCTACTACCCGGAGTTTGTTGCTCTCTCGCGCGACTGCCGCTTCCCCCATTGCACCCACACACATGAACCCGGCTGCGCCGTCCGCGACGCCGTAGACCGCGAAGAAATCCATCCCCTCCGCTATCGCAACTACCTCCAGATACTCGAAAGTCAGCAAGCGTAG
- a CDS encoding Maf family protein codes for MQPSFLVLASASPRRKHLLRQVGLIFDCIPSGVDETITEAVTPEEHVTILAERKARDVAFRLPAGIVIGADTIVVHDDEIINKPESEADAVRILHRLSDQRHEVYTGYSLVEMPGLRTVTKFERTEVWFRKLGNEEILDYVRSGSPMDKAGAYGIQDDFGAVFVSRIVGDFYNVMGLPLSSFWCAYKEFIKPRGGADDGQLA; via the coding sequence GTGCAACCGTCATTTCTCGTCCTCGCATCGGCATCGCCCCGAAGGAAGCATCTGCTCCGGCAGGTCGGTCTGATATTCGACTGCATTCCGAGCGGGGTGGATGAAACGATAACCGAAGCGGTGACGCCGGAAGAGCATGTGACCATACTCGCCGAGCGCAAGGCGCGTGACGTGGCTTTCAGACTACCTGCGGGCATCGTCATCGGGGCGGATACCATCGTTGTGCACGACGACGAGATCATCAACAAGCCGGAATCCGAGGCCGACGCCGTGCGCATCCTGCATCGGCTCAGTGATCAGCGGCATGAAGTGTACACGGGCTATTCGCTGGTGGAAATGCCGGGCCTGCGCACGGTGACGAAATTCGAGCGCACGGAGGTGTGGTTCCGCAAGCTCGGCAACGAGGAAATACTGGACTATGTGCGCTCCGGCAGTCCCATGGACAAGGCGGGCGCGTACGGCATACAGGACGATTTCGGCGCGGTGTTCGTGAGCCGCATCGTCGGGGATTTCTACAACGTGATGGGTCTTCCGTTGTCGAGCTTCTGGTGCGCGTACAAGGAATTCATCAAGCCCCGGGGAGGTGCCGATGACGGGCAGCTGGCGTAG
- a CDS encoding glycosyltransferase family 9 protein, protein MTFCVFRTDRIGDVLLTLPLAAALKRHDASSRVLFCARAYTADLLRLSSDVDEVIVVSDTDVSLYAPGFVTELRDRRIDVTFFAYPRPGLALAALRAGIPVRVGTAYRWFSPMFTHRRREHRRTGMAHESEYNLALLNPLGFEYTKPPPPRLRITDALSSTARELLAASGIREDERFVVLHPGSGGSAKDWPPEYFGELAAHLLRDVYGLRVLVTGTEAEDGLKRSVLSIAGARAAALPADVSLPLLAAVFERAALVVANSTGPLHLASAVGRPVIGLYPFLHQCHPRRWGPLGEADIFTPAQQSDCEDCARENCDRHDDMRRISVGDVRDAAMKRLVP, encoded by the coding sequence ATGACGTTCTGCGTATTCAGAACAGACCGCATCGGCGACGTGCTGCTCACGCTGCCCCTCGCGGCGGCACTCAAACGACACGATGCCTCGTCGCGTGTGCTGTTCTGTGCCCGGGCGTATACGGCCGATTTGCTCCGTCTCAGTTCCGATGTGGATGAGGTGATTGTCGTCTCTGACACCGACGTGTCTCTGTACGCGCCGGGTTTCGTCACCGAACTGCGGGACCGACGTATCGATGTGACGTTTTTTGCCTACCCACGACCCGGACTGGCGCTCGCGGCGCTACGCGCGGGCATACCCGTGCGCGTCGGCACCGCATACCGCTGGTTTTCACCCATGTTTACGCACAGACGCCGGGAACATCGTCGCACGGGCATGGCGCATGAAAGCGAGTACAACCTGGCGCTGCTGAACCCCCTCGGCTTCGAATACACCAAGCCTCCGCCTCCGCGCTTGCGGATCACGGACGCACTCTCTTCAACCGCGCGGGAGCTGCTCGCGGCATCGGGTATTCGGGAAGACGAACGTTTCGTCGTGCTGCACCCCGGAAGCGGAGGCAGCGCAAAGGATTGGCCGCCGGAGTACTTCGGCGAATTGGCGGCACATCTGCTCCGGGATGTATACGGATTGCGTGTTCTCGTGACCGGCACGGAAGCCGAAGACGGGCTGAAGCGCAGCGTGCTCTCCATTGCCGGTGCGCGTGCCGCTGCCTTACCTGCCGATGTTTCTCTGCCCCTCCTCGCCGCCGTGTTCGAACGGGCTGCGCTGGTAGTAGCCAATTCCACCGGACCGCTGCATCTCGCTTCGGCGGTCGGACGCCCTGTCATCGGCCTGTATCCCTTCCTCCATCAATGCCACCCGAGGCGCTGGGGTCCGCTTGGCGAGGCGGACATTTTCACGCCCGCGCAGCAATCGGATTGCGAGGACTGTGCGAGGGAGAATTGCGACCGGCATGACGACATGCGGAGGATTTCCGTCGGCGACGTACGGGATGCCGCGATGAAACGGCTTGTGCCATGA
- a CDS encoding flippase-like domain-containing protein — MTGSWRSKLLFSVAFGAVVFIALTIWADFDKLVAAFMDFNWAWAPVILLCTLLNYVFRYAKWEYYTRVLGMHPGRGKNLIIFFSAFTMAVTPGKLGEVLKSYLLKQVNGTPVSRSAPIVVAERLTDFIGLVLLLIVGAYVFDISRMAVVGFAVFFFAVTLLLAWRRGSLYVIDFLGRMPVIRRFAQHGHNAYESIHALLRPRPLAAATVLSIIAWFFECFGFWIILHVFEAPPTVLKATFIYAFSTVIGAASMLPGGLGTTEGSLTGLSILAGATRDVAVASTFIIRVATLWFAVVLGIVVTFVFQHRLNVNIDEIPLDSITS; from the coding sequence ATGACGGGCAGCTGGCGTAGCAAGCTTCTCTTTTCGGTGGCCTTCGGCGCGGTGGTGTTCATCGCGCTGACGATATGGGCGGACTTCGACAAGCTCGTGGCAGCGTTCATGGATTTCAACTGGGCCTGGGCGCCCGTCATTCTTCTTTGCACGCTGTTGAACTACGTATTCCGGTACGCGAAATGGGAGTACTACACGCGCGTACTCGGCATGCATCCGGGGCGCGGCAAGAACCTGATCATCTTCTTTTCCGCGTTTACCATGGCGGTGACCCCGGGGAAACTCGGTGAGGTTCTGAAGTCCTATCTCCTGAAACAGGTCAACGGCACGCCGGTAAGCCGCTCGGCGCCGATAGTCGTGGCGGAGCGCCTGACGGATTTTATCGGACTGGTGTTGCTGCTTATCGTGGGAGCGTACGTGTTCGACATCAGCCGAATGGCGGTGGTGGGCTTCGCAGTGTTTTTCTTTGCGGTGACGCTGCTTCTGGCCTGGCGGAGAGGATCGTTGTACGTCATTGATTTCCTGGGACGAATGCCCGTAATCCGCCGCTTCGCCCAGCATGGGCACAACGCCTACGAAAGCATCCATGCGCTGCTGCGTCCGCGTCCATTGGCCGCAGCGACGGTATTGAGCATCATCGCGTGGTTTTTTGAATGCTTCGGTTTCTGGATCATTCTGCATGTGTTCGAGGCGCCGCCGACAGTGCTGAAAGCAACGTTTATCTACGCCTTTTCCACCGTCATCGGGGCGGCGAGCATGCTGCCTGGCGGACTGGGCACCACCGAAGGCAGTCTGACCGGTTTGAGCATACTGGCCGGTGCGACACGCGACGTGGCCGTGGCCTCGACCTTCATTATCCGGGTCGCCACGCTGTGGTTCGCCGTGGTACTGGGGATTGTTGTGACGTTTGTGTTCCAGCATCGTCTCAACGTCAACATCGACGAAATACCGCTCGACTCCATCACGTCCTGA
- a CDS encoding alpha/beta fold hydrolase, whose translation MNYLSLCSTLLLLLASTVCTDPLAAQTPAQKAAASAFVDAFAARNWDALRAIAHPDFQQKVTVEQLEKLLDDMESRAGKLQRHSFYSGEFNRSYANVVHRLHFKKDSIGLRIVVDSLNFVGGMWIEPIQKVYAFAPPPYADSTRFFEETISFGGEQALPGVITVPKGKGPFPAVVLVHGSGPQDRDQTVNGNKMFRDLAWGLASKGIMVLRYDKRTRVHGPKMNLLKLTVQEESIDDAVEGLRLLRGHSAADTNRLILLGHSLGAALAPEIATQSGVTKGVVMLAPIARPLEVVISDQLRYIASQQDTLTEQESVKLHTELQKAAQIADESLGASRLLLGVPASYYYDMHKRDQKAYARALGVPIFIARGEKDYQAPQMEYVLWQDYLKDIPKVTFKTYRNCYHPFIETDAKPGPWNYTMEGHVTEELINDLVRWCTSFSLDAADATQEKEYRVR comes from the coding sequence ATGAATTATCTTTCTCTTTGTTCCACACTGCTTCTTCTCCTTGCCTCCACGGTTTGTACAGATCCACTCGCCGCACAGACACCCGCACAGAAAGCCGCCGCGTCCGCCTTCGTGGATGCCTTCGCCGCGCGTAACTGGGATGCGTTGCGCGCCATCGCCCATCCGGATTTTCAGCAAAAAGTGACCGTCGAACAACTCGAGAAATTGCTCGACGATATGGAAAGCCGGGCCGGGAAGTTACAGCGGCACAGCTTCTACAGCGGTGAATTCAATCGCAGCTATGCCAACGTCGTGCACCGGCTCCATTTCAAAAAGGATTCCATCGGTCTCCGCATCGTTGTGGATTCGCTGAATTTCGTCGGCGGAATGTGGATTGAGCCGATTCAGAAGGTGTATGCTTTCGCCCCACCGCCTTATGCGGACAGTACGCGGTTTTTCGAGGAAACGATCAGCTTCGGAGGAGAGCAGGCGCTTCCGGGTGTGATCACGGTGCCTAAGGGCAAGGGACCGTTTCCTGCTGTCGTGCTCGTTCACGGATCGGGACCGCAGGACCGGGACCAGACGGTGAATGGAAATAAGATGTTTCGCGACCTGGCCTGGGGCCTGGCCTCGAAAGGCATCATGGTATTGCGCTACGACAAGCGTACACGGGTACACGGACCGAAAATGAATCTGCTGAAGCTCACCGTGCAGGAGGAAAGTATCGACGATGCTGTCGAAGGGCTTCGTCTTCTGCGTGGGCACAGTGCCGCGGATACCAATCGCCTCATTCTGCTGGGACACAGCCTGGGCGCCGCTCTCGCTCCCGAAATCGCGACGCAGTCAGGTGTAACCAAGGGCGTCGTCATGCTTGCGCCCATCGCCCGTCCGCTGGAGGTGGTGATATCCGATCAGCTTCGCTACATCGCCTCGCAGCAGGATACATTGACCGAGCAGGAATCCGTGAAACTCCATACCGAGCTGCAGAAGGCAGCACAGATAGCCGACGAGTCGCTGGGCGCGAGCCGTCTTCTGCTCGGTGTGCCCGCGTCCTACTACTACGACATGCACAAGCGCGACCAGAAGGCCTACGCCCGCGCTCTCGGTGTGCCGATATTCATTGCACGTGGCGAAAAGGACTATCAGGCGCCGCAGATGGAATACGTGCTCTGGCAGGACTATCTGAAAGACATTCCGAAGGTGACGTTCAAAACCTATCGGAACTGCTACCACCCCTTCATCGAAACCGATGCGAAACCCGGACCATGGAATTACACCATGGAAGGGCATGTCACGGAGGAATTGATCAACGACCTTGTCCGCTGGTGTACGTCTTTTTCGCTCGATGCAGCGGACGCGACTCAGGAAAAGGAGTACAGGGTCCGATGA
- a CDS encoding four helix bundle protein: MFRFQNLDIWQRGTDVVVRSFRLADFLDQQRMYRFAEQVRSASLSITNNIAEGSGSLSNNEFRNFLNIARRSTFETANMCLTIPKIGLTSQERMMPLVGQLDELSRMILEFHRQIPRNPSRRR, from the coding sequence ATGTTTCGATTTCAGAATCTCGATATCTGGCAACGGGGGACGGATGTGGTTGTGCGTTCATTCCGCCTTGCTGATTTCCTCGATCAGCAAAGGATGTATCGTTTCGCTGAGCAGGTTCGATCCGCCTCGTTGTCCATCACAAACAACATCGCGGAAGGCTCCGGCAGCTTGTCGAACAATGAGTTCCGCAATTTCCTGAACATCGCACGACGATCAACCTTTGAAACAGCCAACATGTGTCTGACCATTCCAAAGATCGGTCTTACATCACAGGAACGTATGATGCCGCTCGTTGGACAACTCGACGAACTATCACGCATGATTCTGGAGTTTCACAGGCAGATCCCCAGGAATCCGTCACGAAGAAGATAG